A stretch of Alkalicella caledoniensis DNA encodes these proteins:
- the asnS gene encoding asparagine--tRNA ligase: MKSVYIKDIYRNVEKYADQTVVIEGWIRTLRASKAFGFIEVNDGTFFNNLQVVFEESLANFSEIAKLSISTSVRVEGKLVITPDAKQPFEIKAINITVEGKSSNEYPLQKKRHSFEYLREIAHLRPRSNTFSAVFRIRSLAAFAVHQFFQEKGFVYTHTPIITGSDAEGAGEMFRITTLDPKKPPVDEKGEVDFTKDFFGKETSLTVSGQLQGEAYALAFRNIYTFGPTFRAENSHTARHASEFWMIEPEMAFADLNDNMELAEEMLKYIINYVLENAPEEMDFFNKFVDKGLLDRLKGVVSSDFGRVTYTKAIELLKECKENFEYPVEWGCDLQTEHERYLTEKIFKKPVFVTDYPKDIKAFYMKLNEDGKTVAAMDLLVPGVGEIIGGSQREDKLELLEERMDAMDLDKEEYWWYLELRKYGSTRHSGYGLGFERAIMYLTGMANIRDVVSFPRTPKSADF, translated from the coding sequence ATGAAGTCTGTATATATCAAAGATATCTATAGAAATGTAGAAAAGTACGCAGACCAAACGGTGGTAATAGAAGGATGGATAAGAACACTTAGGGCATCAAAAGCATTTGGATTCATTGAAGTAAATGATGGAACTTTTTTTAACAATCTTCAGGTTGTGTTTGAAGAAAGTCTCGCAAATTTTAGTGAAATTGCAAAGCTTTCTATCAGTACATCTGTTAGGGTAGAAGGGAAGCTAGTGATTACACCTGACGCAAAGCAACCCTTTGAAATTAAAGCAATAAATATTACTGTGGAAGGTAAATCAAGTAATGAGTACCCTCTACAGAAAAAAAGACATTCATTTGAATACCTAAGGGAGATTGCTCACCTAAGACCTAGAAGTAACACTTTCTCAGCAGTATTTAGAATTAGATCCCTAGCAGCATTTGCTGTGCATCAGTTCTTTCAGGAAAAAGGATTTGTATATACACATACACCTATTATCACAGGAAGTGATGCAGAGGGAGCAGGTGAGATGTTTAGGATTACAACATTAGATCCTAAGAAGCCACCAGTGGATGAAAAAGGCGAAGTGGATTTTACTAAAGACTTCTTTGGAAAGGAAACTAGCTTAACAGTTAGTGGCCAATTGCAAGGAGAAGCCTATGCATTGGCATTTAGAAATATATACACATTCGGACCAACATTTAGGGCAGAAAACTCCCACACCGCTAGGCATGCCTCTGAGTTTTGGATGATTGAGCCTGAGATGGCATTTGCTGACTTGAATGATAACATGGAATTAGCTGAAGAAATGTTAAAGTATATCATCAATTATGTATTAGAGAATGCGCCGGAAGAAATGGATTTCTTTAACAAATTTGTTGATAAAGGTTTATTAGATAGATTAAAGGGCGTAGTAAGTTCAGATTTTGGTAGAGTGACTTATACAAAAGCCATAGAACTTCTTAAAGAATGTAAAGAAAACTTCGAATACCCTGTGGAATGGGGTTGTGACCTTCAAACAGAGCATGAAAGATATCTAACAGAAAAGATATTTAAAAAGCCTGTGTTTGTAACAGACTATCCTAAGGATATCAAAGCTTTCTATATGAAACTTAATGAAGATGGTAAAACTGTGGCAGCTATGGATCTTTTGGTTCCAGGAGTTGGTGAAATTATTGGAGGAAGCCAGAGGGAAGATAAGCTAGAATTACTAGAAGAGAGAATGGATGCCATGGATCTTGATAAAGAAGAATACTGGTGGTATTTAGAACTTAGAAAATATGGTAGTACAAGACACTCAGGATATGGTTTAGGTTTTGAAAGGGCTATTATGTACTTAACGGGAATGGCTAATATTAGGGATGTTGTTTCTTTCCCGAGAACACCTAAATCAGCTGACTTCTAA